The sequence ACTCAAATACAAATCGGGTCAAAGTttagggactaataaaacgaatAACCCTAGATCAGTTGCTGTTACAAGCTAAATGGTGTTGCATTTGAGCCAGAGACAATCCAAATTCTTTAAGGCttgtttggttcatgggaaaggaGGCTTGAggatgagaaatcaattgttttccCATATTTGATAAGCTTAGGCATGAGACATGGTTGTTTGGCATAGGAGAAAATAGAGGGACAAGTGAAGCCCTCCTttcaacttgggttttgtttaatatgggtataattgaaaaattatacaaactatGTTTTTCATtcatactcaaaacaaacatgggaaatgatataaagtgatatctcccggttactttcccagcattaccaaacgtgAGAAATGAATCTTCCATTTTCCATCCATTgagaaatgacatgggaagTGATTTCCACTCAAATTCATTCCGTGAACCAAACAGGGCCTAAAGGTCATAGAATTGACTACCAGAGCTAGCTTTTGCGTACCTTAGTCCGAAGGAAATGGTGAAATAGCTTTCGGTTTTCGGAGGCTGCATGAAAGTTTGAACTTTGGGAGAGAATTTCTAAAGCCTCCCACAACCTCCATTTATAGTGGCAATGTGAGTTGGAGGGATAGAGTTCATACCCAACTCAAATTAAGAGTCAGGATGTATAAGTCAGACTAGAGTTGAGCAACATGGGATGAGGGAAGAACATAGGATGGGGGAAGCAGCACAGAACTACTACAACATATCATACAAGAAGGAAATTTGGGATAGTCAAAAATTCCTTTCTTAAGACAAAAGGTTCACTTCATCTTATATGTGGCAATCATTACCAAAACAAGTGAAAATGAAACGAACTtagcaaaaataaaagtgcaaaTGGAAATGGAGAAACCATTTACCATAAACCAGATATAGCTCACTACAGTCGTTCAGGGGGAAAAGAGAGCCTAAACTGGCAGAACGAACTAATGCATTGCAAAAGTTGATCGGTTTAATTGAATACAAAAATTCAAGTTGATCTTTCTGATTTAATAGTACAATACTTCCAAAGAATGTATAACTTTAGAAGAAATCCTTTCATTGGTGATAGTATAGTGTTCAGATCAAATCCTAAAGGTGTACAATCCTTCAACAGAAAAAATCGTAAATTTCCCCAAGAAAATTTGTAAACCTCCATGAACTACCATGAACTAAATGGCAGACCACAGTTCACTGCTCATCATTCAATTTGAGTTCGAATCACTTTCTTTCCAGCCATCCAGACTTTGTAACCCAATAAAACAGCCAAGGACAGGGGACATATTCATTGCAGCTTTAATTTTACAGTGGGCCATTTTATGGGTAAATTAACTTGTTCTCCCATATATTGCCGAATCGAAATTGCAGCTGCTAACTGTAATCACACAGAAGAAGTTACTCTTAAGaactcttcttctttggaGCTGTCACAAGCAGATATGATGACCACAATTAGAATAAAAGCCGCTAAAAAAGAATGTCTCTCACAGATATTGAAATCATGGTCTGGATCAAGCATGATCCTTAGTCTTCACCCCTCACTGAACTTCTGAGCTTCATTCTCCCATTTTCCTCCCCCTAGCCCCCTGTCATCTCATCTCTTCCTTGAATGATAGCTTTCCCCAATTTTCTTCATATATTGGCAAAGTAGAGGAGCTCCCTATTTTAAGTTGTTGCACCTGTCTGACTAATTAGGTCCGGCATCCTCATTTGCTTCCTCAGCCTGATTCAATTTAGATAATCCATTTACTGTCTCTTTACACCCAGACAAATCAGCATTAAAAGCTTTTTTCACCATCAATGCCTGCAACTGAAAAGCTTCATCAGCCATCCCTTTGTTGCAAAGACCATCAATCAATATATTCAAGATAACATTGTCCAATTCAATCCCCTTCTTCTGCATCTCATTTAAATATTCCATTGCCAGCCCCAGCGCCCCAACCTTGCAAAAACCATTTATTAGAGCCCAGTACGTATCAGCATTCTGGAATGTACATCTCTCAGCCATCTTACGAAATAAAGAATGAGCACTTTCCATAGACCCCAATCTACAATAGCCATTTATTATCAAATTGTATGAATGCGTGTTCACTTTCAATCCTTTATCATGCATCTCCCCAACCAACCTTTCAGCTTCTTCAACCTTTCCAGAACTCGTGAACCCATCAATCAAGAACTGATACGTCTTGATATCGAATGCCACTCCTTCCTTTTCCATCACAAGCAATATCAGATCCAACTCTGGAAAGTTCCATCTCTTAGCACAAGCATCCACAATTGTGTTGAATGTAATGATATTGGGTTTAGTTCCTACACTCACCATTTCCTCCACTAACTCTCTACTCCTTTTAATCTCCCCACTCCTACACAGCCCATCTACCATAACTGTCAAAGAATATACTGAGACCTTAGTGCCCGATTCGAGCAATCGATAAAAGAAATCTAAACCCTTTTGCACCTCATCTCTCCTGTTGAGAGCAAGCAAATGCACAGTACAAGTCCTCTCATCAATCTGAATCCCATTACTCTTCATAAAATCAAGAGTCTCCAAAACTTGCTTGAAACTTTCACTATCCGAATAAACTTTAATCATCAAATTGAACAATTTCGCTTTGACTCTAGGTTCAAGACAGCAAATTTCAGCAGCAGAAGCAATAACAGAAAAAGGGTACCTGGAATTTTCATCAACTGAGATACATTTGAAAATTTCCTCAGCTTCAGTGAACTTTCTTGCCTTGAGAAGCCTGCAAATGAGGGTTAAGTGGGCATGGAGGTCAATCTTGAATGAGATAAAGGACTGGTTTTTTAGGAGGAAGTTGAAGAAAAGCAAGCATTTGGAGCATTTGAATTTGGGGTCTGAGAGAATGAGGTTGAGAAAGTTGGGTTTGAGCTTGGAGAGGAGGGATATGATTGTGGTATTGAGGGGTTTTGAAGTTGCAGTTTCTGgggttttagaaattaattcTATGAATTCTTGATAGGGTCTGACGGGTGTTCTTTTGACAGTATTGAGGGTTCTGAGGACGTTCTGGAATGACATCTTTGATTTGGAGATTGAAGTCTCAGGATTATGTTTATCGTTTTCGGttgttttttgtgttgatTCTCAGCATCGGCTTGGGCCTCTGTTTGCCAGTCTCTGTGCTTTGTTTAGCCTTTGGGCTCATTTTTCCTGGTTTCTGCTTGTTTTGTGAGTTCTTCCGTGCACTTAACAATTTTGATCAGTGACACTCACAgtttgatcttttttttttttagttgtcaCTGATCAAACTGTAACTAAGTGGTTAAGAGCTTTTAGGCctgaaatttcatttttaagtCCAAATTTCCCAATATTGcttgaataaaaaataaaataaaaaatttgttgggTTCACTGATCAAATTGTTGTGTGAATATTTGCACTCTTCTGGGCTTTACGCACATCTTCTTattagagcaagtccagcgTGCACCCAAAATCAGGCAAAAGGCTGCCTTCGCGAGCCCAAACGACCTCCAGCGCGCAACTAACAGCTCAGGCAGGGCCTGAATCCCACTAGCATGGGCAAGCCCAATGGCAGATCTTGCCTGGGCTTCAGCCCGAAGGCGCTGATGTCAGCGGTGATgtcacgctgacgtcagcgagcaaaaataaatagaaaaaaattcaattttttatataaaaaaatactaaaaaattatggatgttttccctataaatacataacaattttattcacttgcCCTATAATACATaacaagtttatattttgttgcatattctttttttttttggcccttACCCTAGCCTTTTGGgatgaaaccaaaaaagacaaggctgccactattcatgtgaatagtgacagcccttgcttgcccttaTCCTTGCCTTAGCCCTCATGaatggagatgctcttagacACTGGGTGTGGCCTTAGACCTGCTTTGGTTGTAGCCTTGTCTTTTGGTtttggggggaggggggggggggggggcaTTAAGAAGGACgtataaatacatattttgTAGTGGTTGGACAAAAAAGCCTTTGTTCATGTTTAGATTGTCCAAGGagtttgtttc comes from Prunus dulcis chromosome 6, ALMONDv2, whole genome shotgun sequence and encodes:
- the LOC117631619 gene encoding pentatricopeptide repeat-containing protein At2g28050, yielding MSFQNVLRTLNTVKRTPVRPYQEFIELISKTPETATSKPLNTTIISLLSKLKPNFLNLILSDPKFKCSKCLLFFNFLLKNQSFISFKIDLHAHLTLICRLLKARKFTEAEEIFKCISVDENSRYPFSVIASAAEICCLEPRVKAKLFNLMIKVYSDSESFKQVLETLDFMKSNGIQIDERTCTVHLLALNRRDEVQKGLDFFYRLLESGTKVSVYSLTVMVDGLCRSGEIKRSRELVEEMVSVGTKPNIITFNTIVDACAKRWNFPELDLILLVMEKEGVAFDIKTYQFLIDGFTSSGKVEEAERLVGEMHDKGLKVNTHSYNLIINGYCRLGSMESAHSLFRKMAERCTFQNADTYWALINGFCKVGALGLAMEYLNEMQKKGIELDNVILNILIDGLCNKGMADEAFQLQALMVKKAFNADLSGCKETVNGLSKLNQAEEANEDAGPN